The following proteins come from a genomic window of Candidatus Methanoperedens sp.:
- a CDS encoding inorganic phosphate transporter, translated as MVLALFFDFINGFHDSANAISTVVATKVLSPVKAVGMAAVGNLIGPLFFSTAIAATIGKGIINIEIVQDKEILVFMIFSALVGAVIWDLITWYFGLPTSSSHALVGGLVGAGLVAIGSSSINPAGVEKVVAFMVISPIIGLVAAFILTILVIKVFYRVSPSRINIYFKRLQLFSAFFYSVTHGTNDAQKTMGIITVLLVAYGSLTTFNVPLWVILAAHISISLGTFLGGWRIVKTMAQKITKLRPYQGFCAETSGGIVLASMAALGIPVSTTHVISSSIMGVGATDKLSAVRWGIARKIVGAWILTIPATAIISGMTFLAMKAIFRF; from the coding sequence ATAGTGCTGGCTTTGTTCTTTGATTTCATCAATGGTTTTCACGACTCAGCTAACGCTATCTCTACAGTTGTTGCGACCAAGGTATTGTCACCTGTTAAGGCAGTTGGAATGGCTGCTGTGGGAAACCTCATAGGCCCCCTTTTCTTTTCAACAGCCATAGCAGCTACCATTGGAAAAGGTATAATAAATATTGAGATAGTGCAGGACAAGGAAATTCTCGTCTTCATGATTTTTTCAGCGCTGGTCGGGGCTGTAATATGGGACCTGATCACATGGTATTTCGGGCTTCCCACATCAAGCAGTCATGCGCTTGTCGGTGGTCTTGTGGGCGCGGGGCTGGTAGCAATAGGCAGCAGTTCCATAAATCCAGCCGGAGTTGAAAAAGTTGTTGCCTTCATGGTAATATCACCGATCATTGGACTGGTCGCAGCGTTCATACTGACAATATTGGTCATCAAGGTGTTTTATCGTGTCTCGCCTTCCAGGATCAACATATATTTCAAGCGCCTTCAACTATTTTCAGCTTTTTTTTATTCTGTCACTCATGGTACGAATGATGCTCAAAAAACAATGGGAATTATCACTGTGCTACTTGTGGCTTATGGTTCACTTACAACATTCAATGTGCCTTTATGGGTAATACTTGCAGCCCATATATCCATTTCACTCGGTACTTTCCTCGGTGGATGGAGAATAGTTAAGACCATGGCACAAAAAATAACAAAACTGAGACCTTATCAGGGTTTTTGTGCTGAGACATCAGGCGGCATTGTGCTTGCAAGCATGGCGGCATTGGGCATACCTGTCAGCACCACGCATGTGATATCATCTTCCATTATGGGAGTAGGAGCAACGGACAAGCTTTCTGCAGTCAGATGGGGAATTGCACGAAAGATCGTGGGTGCATGGATATTGACAATTCCTGCAACAGCGATCATCTCAGGAATGACTTTCTTGGCAATGAAAGCCATATTCCGGTTTTAA